In the genome of Bremerella sp. P1, the window AAGGACTTCGACGCCTACCTGGAAAGTTTGAGCCAGACCCTTCAGAAAGCTCGAGTTGGCCGCAACTTCCGGGGGCACGACGCCGTCATCTGCATTCACCAACGTGACTTGTTTCTGCACAACATTCGCGTGGGCAAGAGCGACCCGAACGCGTTATCCAACATCGTTCACCAGGAAGCGGCGGACCGCATCCCTTATTCGATGCTCGACGCGGAAATCCGCTTTGTCGAGTCAGAAGATATTCGCCAGGGCGAACAGACTCTCCGCGAAGTCATCATCATGGCCTGTTTTCGGCCCAAACTCGAAGCGATTCTCGCGACGTGCGAAAAAAGCGGTTACCGTCCCGTTTCCGTCGACGTCGAACCGATGGCCATCTTACGTTCCTTTACAACGCAGCACCGACGTGAAGCCGACGAAGACGATCGCGTTATTTACATCCACGTCGGCTACACCAACACGTTGGTGATTATCGCCCAAGGCAAACAAGCCCTGTTTGTGAAATACATCGACGTCGGTGGACGCCACTTTGACGAAGCGGTCGCACGACAACTCGATATGAGCTTGTCCGACGCCGTCAACCTCCGCAAACACAATTCCGACCGTCGCCGCTCGCAGCAGACTCCAGAAGTCGAGCGTAGTGTCATCAACGCGATGCGAGACGAACTCGAACGATTGCAAACCGAACTTGCCATGTGCATCCGCTACCATAGCGTCACGTTCCGCGGCAAGCCTCTGGTACGCATGGTGCTCTCAGGTGGCGAGGCCACCGAATCTCTTCGCACAGAGCTTCAACGCGTCACCGGTATCGAAACCGAACTGGGCGACCCGCTAAGAATCTACGAATCGCCTCAGAACTTCGGTCGACGTTCGCAATGGGACGTTGCCGCAGGCTTGGCTACCCGGCAGTTGGGAGGATCGAAATGACTTCCGACGAAATCGAATTCTTGCCCAAGAAGTATCGCGAAAAACGCAAGAGCCACAACTTTCAGATCTCGCGTCTGTTTCTGATCGTTGCCATCGTTGCGAGTATGTCGGTCGTACTTCTATATCAACTCGCTTCGCTACACGCCGTGAACCGCCAGGTAGCTACCCTCGACGAGCAACACAACAAGGTCATGCAGTTGATGCAGGAAGTGGAACGTCGGCGAGTCGAAGTCGTCGAGAAACGTCACCACGCCAAACTGCTCACCTTCCTGGATCATTCCTATCCGAAGTCGCAGGTAATCGCGGCCATAGCCAATCCGCTTCCCACCGAGATCACGATCACTCGGCTTCAAGTCTCGGTTGAACAGGTTGCCAATGTGGGTACCAAGCCACCTTCGGAAAAGGGGAAGACAGCTGCCAAGGGTCATCCCATGGAGTTGGATCTCAAACAGTTGATTGACGAAGCGAAGTCGCATCGTTGTACCGTAGAAGTGGAAGGGACCACCGACGATACCTCTTGCTTGTACACATTTCTCGCCTCGCTGCACCAAGCCGAGATTATCGAATCGGCCAAGATCGAGTCGATTGATCCTCATCAAAAGACCGACGGAAGCGAGTTCTCCAATTTCACGGCCCATGTGAAAGTGAAACGCGGCTACCTGACGGACTTCGAGACATTGGTAGGACGAACCGTCGAAATCGCACCGAGTCAGGAGGGCATCCGATGAAGCTTCAACTACCCAAAAGCTCGACGCCAATCCTGCTGGTATGCCTTGGCCTGCTGGTAACCTTCGTGATGCTGGTTTACCTACCACTCAGCCGAAGCATCGCTGCCGCGCATGACTCGCTTGAACTCAAGCAGTCGCTCGTCAGCCAGGAAGGCTCTTTGCTAGCACAAATCGAACGGCATGCCCAAGAGTTGGAAGACGTAAAAAACTACACCCAGTCCTGGGAGGAAGTTCCCAATGCCAACTTCTATCTCAGCCAGATGCTGGGAGAGATATCACAGCATGCCAAGCAAGCCGGTACCGATGCACTACGCCTGGAGCCAGGCCAGGCAACCGAGATGCAAGCAGTGCAGCGCATCCCGGTGCGGCTCGGTTGCACTGGCACGTTTCAAGAGATTCATGACCTGATCGGCCGGATCGAGAACCTCCCGTATAAGATCTGGCTCCGCCGAGTCGAGCTAGCACCCAAGAGCGACCAACAGCGCGACCTTACCTGTGAGATGGAATTTGAGGCTTTTATCGTCTCGGTAAAGAATTCGCATTAGGAAGACTATTCCGTATTCCGATAACACGAAAGAAGAGATGCCCCGGTGTCTCATCCAAACCGTGAACATACAGAAAACAACCAATCAACTGACCAAAGAGATCAAACGGAATCCTGCCAAGGCAGCGGTTCTGGGTGGTTTGCTTTTGGTCGCCATCTGGTTCTGGTATCCCCTCGTCCAAAAATGGATGGGGAGTAGCTCCAGTTCCGTGGCTGCGAATTCAGCGGAAAATGACTTGGTAATCCCTCAGGCAGCACCGCTTCCCACCCTGGAAGAGCCTTCGGTCTCCAAGCAAGTTCCTAAAGGAAAGACAGACTGGCGGGCAGTCGCCCAGCAGATCAGCGACGATCCCTGGATGAAAGAGGGAACGTTGCCCAACGAAAACTTTGATCCGTTCTTCCCGGAAGAACAACCAGAGACAGTCCTGACCGCAACAAGCGTCGAGACAGATTCGACTCCCGACTTGGACGTTCCGCCTGAAACGGCTGGTTTGGCCGTCACTTCGGTGATCGTCGGTGGTCGAGTCCCAATTGCCCGAATCAATCATCAGAACTATCGCGTGGGTGACACCATTCGTGCCACCGACGCCAACATCCGCTACACGCTAGTCGACGTGCATTCGTGGGGAGTCACGCTGAAGGGAACTCAGCAACTCCACCAACTGCCCATCGACGAATCGCCGCTGACGACGAATCAAAGATTGGTCCTCCGCAACGGAAATTTGATTTCCCCCGAAAACTGAGATCCTCAATCGACATGGAAGTCGAATGAAAAAATTCCTTATCCTATCGCTGCTGCTGGTCAGTACCTCTGGCGGGATTGCCTTGGCAATCTTCCTGGAGTCGTGCGATTTATCTCAGTTTGAGCTGCCCGAGTTCCTGGCCCAACCATCTCAGGTCGATACGCCAGTCGA includes:
- the pilM gene encoding pilus assembly protein PilM; protein product: MIRLPFARYNPIGIDIGSKSIKMIQFTKDYGSIQEATSIELPEGVSADKDFDAYLESLSQTLQKARVGRNFRGHDAVICIHQRDLFLHNIRVGKSDPNALSNIVHQEAADRIPYSMLDAEIRFVESEDIRQGEQTLREVIIMACFRPKLEAILATCEKSGYRPVSVDVEPMAILRSFTTQHRREADEDDRVIYIHVGYTNTLVIIAQGKQALFVKYIDVGGRHFDEAVARQLDMSLSDAVNLRKHNSDRRRSQQTPEVERSVINAMRDELERLQTELAMCIRYHSVTFRGKPLVRMVLSGGEATESLRTELQRVTGIETELGDPLRIYESPQNFGRRSQWDVAAGLATRQLGGSK
- the pilO gene encoding type 4a pilus biogenesis protein PilO, with translation MKLQLPKSSTPILLVCLGLLVTFVMLVYLPLSRSIAAAHDSLELKQSLVSQEGSLLAQIERHAQELEDVKNYTQSWEEVPNANFYLSQMLGEISQHAKQAGTDALRLEPGQATEMQAVQRIPVRLGCTGTFQEIHDLIGRIENLPYKIWLRRVELAPKSDQQRDLTCEMEFEAFIVSVKNSH